A DNA window from Maribellus comscasis contains the following coding sequences:
- a CDS encoding SDR family oxidoreductase: MKVLIIGAHGKIGKLTTEKMKASAQFSPTAFIRKEEQRAFFEAMDVPVCVASLESSVDEIAQTIKGFDAVVFTAGSGGKTGFDKTLEIDLDGAVKSMLAAEQAGVKRYVMVSACFADDRSKWEASGIKPYYIAKHFADRELQRTNLDYTILRPVRLTDEAGSETVTIKPTPEGVQSEISREDVATSILEVLNHPETIGKIMVMSAGVTPVKEAVLSVWS, from the coding sequence ATGAAAGTACTAATTATAGGAGCACACGGGAAAATAGGGAAACTTACAACGGAAAAAATGAAAGCATCGGCGCAGTTTTCTCCCACCGCATTTATTCGAAAAGAAGAACAACGCGCTTTTTTTGAAGCAATGGACGTACCGGTTTGTGTAGCCAGTCTGGAAAGCAGTGTGGACGAAATCGCGCAAACAATAAAAGGCTTTGATGCCGTTGTGTTTACTGCCGGTTCCGGTGGCAAAACCGGGTTTGATAAAACCCTGGAAATTGACCTCGACGGTGCCGTAAAAAGTATGCTTGCCGCCGAACAAGCCGGAGTAAAACGGTATGTAATGGTGAGTGCCTGTTTTGCCGACGACCGTTCCAAATGGGAAGCTTCGGGAATTAAACCGTATTACATTGCCAAACATTTTGCCGACAGGGAATTGCAGCGAACCAATCTGGATTATACCATTTTGCGCCCGGTGCGCCTGACCGATGAGGCTGGAAGTGAAACAGTGACCATAAAACCAACACCCGAAGGAGTGCAAAGCGAAATTTCACGCGAGGATGTGGCAACTTCAATTCTGGAAGTGCTGAACCACCCGGAAACCATTGGCAAAATTATGGTGATGAGTGCCGGCGTAACACCCGTAAAAGAAGCTGTTTTATCAGTGTGGAGTTGA
- a CDS encoding aldo/keto reductase, with protein MKKVTIKNTDLEVAPINFGGNVFGWTLDEKQSFDILDKFVGGGFNFIDTANTYSWWVNGTGGQSETIIGNWMKAKGNRSDLVIATKVGSETKEHGVDSSKKHILKSVDESLARLQTDYIDLYYTHFDDEKTPVEETMEAYNEIVKAGKVRYIAASNVSPERLLASMEVAEKNNFPKYVALQPHYNLLIRDKFEKQYAPLAEKFNWSVFTYWSLEAGFLTGKYKTEADFDKSPRGAGIKQHFDDRGKAILKALDEVAKKHGSHPATVSLAWLLANPLVTAPIVSATSENQLKTLFSAPELQLDAEDLSLLEKVSKS; from the coding sequence ATGAAAAAAGTAACAATTAAAAATACCGATTTAGAGGTTGCTCCAATCAATTTTGGAGGAAATGTATTTGGATGGACTTTAGACGAAAAACAATCGTTTGATATACTGGATAAATTTGTTGGCGGAGGTTTTAATTTTATTGATACGGCCAACACCTATTCATGGTGGGTGAACGGTACCGGCGGACAATCGGAAACTATTATCGGCAACTGGATGAAAGCCAAAGGCAACCGTAGCGATTTGGTAATTGCTACCAAAGTTGGTTCGGAAACCAAAGAACATGGTGTTGACAGCAGTAAAAAACATATTTTGAAATCGGTGGACGAGTCGCTGGCGCGTTTACAAACCGATTACATTGATTTGTACTACACGCATTTTGATGATGAAAAAACACCGGTGGAAGAAACCATGGAAGCGTATAACGAAATCGTAAAAGCAGGAAAAGTTCGTTATATCGCAGCTTCGAATGTTTCGCCGGAACGATTGCTGGCATCGATGGAAGTGGCAGAAAAAAACAACTTCCCAAAATATGTTGCACTTCAGCCGCACTACAATTTATTGATTCGCGACAAATTTGAAAAACAATATGCTCCGTTAGCAGAAAAATTCAACTGGAGCGTTTTCACGTATTGGTCGCTGGAAGCCGGATTTTTAACCGGGAAATATAAAACCGAAGCTGATTTTGATAAAAGTCCGCGTGGTGCCGGAATAAAACAACATTTCGACGACAGAGGAAAAGCCATTTTAAAAGCCCTGGATGAAGTAGCTAAAAAACACGGCAGTCACCCGGCTACTGTTTCATTGGCATGGTTGCTGGCCAATCCCTTGGTAACGGCTCCGATTGTAAGTGCCACAAGCGAGAATCAGTTAAAAACATTGTTTTCAGCTCCGGAATTACAGCTGGATGCAGAAGATTTATCCTTATTGGAAAAGGTAAGTAAAAGTTAA
- a CDS encoding SDR family oxidoreductase produces MNKKVALIAGGNGIVGRNLSRYLSGSDDWEVIVTSKTPLKYDTKAQYVSLDLSDSEAVKKQKELLKNVSHVFFAAYTERQNPYEQVEANQALIENLILGLEAIQAPLEHVVFIQGGKAYGAHLGIYKTPAKETDPRSITPNFYYNQEDFLRSESQNKNWSWTAIRPDIVIGYTIGNPMNLSNLIAVYATLCKEEGLPLRFPGSPKAYKVLVNVTGTDVLNQGLEWAATNENTKNEIFNITNGDIFRWYQAFEKIADFFDMEVAGPQTFSLQEYMPGKTALWNGIVEKYGLQKNSLNNLVQWGFGDFIFNVEYDAILDVNKARRFGFHKMQTDSIEYIINTFQTLKDKKIIP; encoded by the coding sequence ATGAATAAAAAAGTAGCACTTATAGCGGGCGGAAACGGAATTGTTGGACGAAACCTTTCTCGTTATTTGTCGGGAAGCGACGACTGGGAGGTAATTGTAACATCGAAAACGCCGCTCAAATACGATACAAAAGCACAGTATGTTTCGCTGGATTTGTCAGATTCGGAAGCGGTGAAGAAACAAAAAGAGCTGCTGAAAAACGTCAGTCATGTATTTTTTGCTGCCTACACCGAACGACAAAACCCGTATGAACAGGTGGAAGCCAACCAGGCTTTGATTGAGAATTTAATTTTAGGTTTGGAAGCGATTCAGGCTCCTTTGGAACATGTGGTTTTTATTCAGGGAGGAAAAGCTTACGGGGCGCATTTGGGCATTTACAAAACGCCGGCAAAAGAAACTGACCCGCGAAGTATAACACCCAATTTTTATTACAACCAGGAAGATTTTCTTCGCTCGGAATCGCAAAACAAAAACTGGAGCTGGACAGCCATTCGCCCGGATATTGTAATTGGCTACACCATTGGAAACCCGATGAATTTATCGAACCTGATAGCGGTTTATGCCACGCTGTGTAAAGAAGAAGGTTTGCCGCTACGCTTTCCGGGATCGCCAAAAGCGTACAAAGTTTTGGTAAACGTAACCGGCACCGATGTGCTGAACCAAGGCCTGGAATGGGCCGCGACAAACGAAAACACAAAAAATGAAATCTTTAATATAACCAACGGCGATATTTTCCGCTGGTATCAGGCATTTGAGAAAATTGCCGATTTTTTCGATATGGAAGTGGCCGGGCCGCAAACATTTTCGCTACAGGAATACATGCCGGGAAAAACAGCGCTTTGGAACGGAATTGTTGAAAAATACGGTTTGCAAAAAAACAGTCTGAACAACCTGGTACAATGGGGTTTTGGCGATTTTATTTTTAATGTGGAATACGATGCGATTTTGGATGTAAACAAAGCCCGCAGATTTGGGTTTCATAAAATGCAAACAGACAGTATTGAATACATCATCAATACTTTTCAGACATTAAAAGACAAAAAAATAATACCTTAA
- a CDS encoding DoxX family membrane protein translates to MNRITYFFLRLPIAISLLGHGLVRMPKLKGFAEWMATSMEKSFLPGAFIKTFGFALPFFEALIGLWILLGFQTKYSLYAGLTLMSILILGSASVENWGAIQTQLVHAIYLFGLLWYSEIKTQKHE, encoded by the coding sequence ATGAATAGAATCACATACTTTTTTCTTCGCTTGCCAATAGCAATTTCGCTGTTGGGGCATGGTTTGGTAAGGATGCCAAAACTAAAAGGTTTTGCGGAATGGATGGCTACATCGATGGAAAAATCGTTTTTACCCGGCGCATTCATCAAAACATTTGGTTTTGCTCTTCCTTTTTTTGAAGCTCTGATTGGACTTTGGATTTTGTTGGGTTTCCAAACAAAGTACTCGCTTTATGCGGGTTTAACACTCATGAGCATTCTTATTTTGGGAAGTGCTTCGGTGGAAAACTGGGGAGCCATTCAAACCCAGTTGGTACATGCGATTTATTTGTTCGGACTGCTTTGGTATTCCGAAATAAAAACACAAAAACATGAATAA
- a CDS encoding aldo/keto reductase, with amino-acid sequence MLNGVEIPKLGLGTWFIRDENAAQAVKDAVEMGYWHIDSAQAYQNERGVGEGIRTCGVKREELFVTTKLAAEVKSYDKAVASINISLKTLGLDYIDMMIIHSPKPWMEFHENDSYSDGNRQAWKALEEAYKAGKIRAIGVSNFQKADIENILEVCTVKPMVNQILAHISNTPNGLIEYCKENDVLVEAYSPIVHGELMKNREVKKIAKKYGASVPQLGIRYCLELDLLPLPKTANPAHMKNNADVDFVISAEDMEFLKNVEQIENYGEASMFPVYGGKLK; translated from the coding sequence TTGCTAAATGGAGTTGAGATTCCAAAACTGGGACTCGGAACCTGGTTTATTCGTGATGAAAATGCAGCTCAGGCGGTAAAAGATGCCGTGGAAATGGGTTACTGGCATATCGATTCAGCTCAGGCCTATCAAAATGAGCGCGGAGTAGGAGAGGGAATCCGGACTTGTGGTGTGAAACGCGAAGAGTTGTTTGTAACCACAAAATTAGCGGCTGAGGTAAAATCGTACGACAAGGCAGTAGCGTCTATCAACATTTCACTAAAAACACTGGGGCTGGATTACATTGATATGATGATTATTCACAGTCCGAAACCGTGGATGGAATTTCACGAAAATGATTCCTATTCTGATGGAAACCGTCAGGCTTGGAAAGCGCTGGAAGAAGCATACAAAGCCGGAAAGATTCGCGCTATTGGTGTTTCCAATTTTCAAAAAGCCGATATCGAAAATATTCTGGAGGTTTGTACCGTAAAACCAATGGTGAACCAGATTCTGGCACACATTAGCAACACGCCCAACGGGTTGATTGAATATTGTAAGGAGAACGATGTTCTCGTAGAAGCTTATTCTCCAATCGTACACGGAGAGTTGATGAAAAACCGGGAAGTGAAAAAGATAGCTAAGAAATACGGAGCTTCTGTTCCTCAACTTGGAATCCGTTACTGCCTGGAACTGGATCTTCTTCCTTTGCCAAAAACAGCAAATCCCGCGCATATGAAAAATAATGCGGACGTTGATTTTGTCATTTCAGCAGAAGATATGGAATTTCTGAAAAATGTGGAACAAATTGAGAACTATGGCGAAGCCAGTATGTTTCCTGTTTACGGAGGGAAGTTGAAATAA
- a CDS encoding cupin domain-containing protein: protein MSEFKQIFPLGEKNEAYAQYFTGQSYLAVLTLEGAPAFNVTFEPGCRNNWYIHHKGGQILFCTAGTGWYQEEGKPARLLNPGDVVNIPAGVKHWHGATKDSWFAHIALSVPAEGATNEWLEAVSDEEFSKLEA from the coding sequence ATGAGTGAGTTTAAACAAATATTTCCCTTGGGAGAAAAAAATGAGGCCTACGCACAGTACTTTACAGGGCAGAGTTATTTAGCCGTTTTAACCTTGGAAGGGGCTCCGGCTTTTAACGTGACTTTTGAACCGGGCTGTCGCAACAACTGGTACATTCATCACAAAGGCGGTCAGATTCTTTTTTGTACGGCCGGAACAGGCTGGTACCAGGAAGAAGGGAAGCCGGCCCGTTTATTAAATCCCGGCGATGTGGTAAATATTCCTGCAGGAGTAAAACACTGGCACGGAGCCACTAAAGACAGCTGGTTTGCACATATCGCGCTTTCTGTGCCTGCAGAAGGTGCCACAAACGAGTGGCTGGAGGCGGTCAGCGACGAAGAATTCAGTAAATTGGAAGCGTAA
- a CDS encoding Hsp20/alpha crystallin family protein: protein MNLVRFQNPRYAVNKNLVDELFSNFLRNDYHENYLENCGNQPATNVFETEKDFRIELLLPGFPKEDVQINYHKNVLTIKVNKEDAKETKTEEYKYAHREFGAFNFEKNFKVPNSVDAENINAKFDNGILHIVLPKKEEALEKDPVDIKIA, encoded by the coding sequence ATGAATTTAGTAAGATTTCAAAACCCACGTTATGCTGTAAACAAAAATTTAGTAGATGAACTGTTTAGCAATTTTTTGAGAAACGATTATCACGAAAATTATTTGGAAAATTGTGGAAATCAACCTGCAACCAATGTTTTTGAAACTGAAAAAGATTTCCGGATTGAGTTGTTGCTTCCCGGATTCCCGAAAGAGGACGTGCAGATAAATTATCACAAAAACGTATTGACTATTAAGGTAAACAAGGAAGACGCAAAAGAAACAAAAACGGAAGAATACAAGTATGCACACCGCGAGTTTGGCGCTTTTAACTTTGAAAAGAACTTCAAAGTGCCGAATTCGGTAGACGCGGAAAACATAAATGCAAAATTTGATAATGGTATTTTGCACATCGTTCTTCCCAAAAAAGAAGAAGCACTGGAAAAAGATCCGGTTGATATAAAGATTGCATAA
- a CDS encoding T9SS type A sorting domain-containing protein — MKHKYIFLVLLITFSFSAHSQQDTIPPEFNTIPNDTIVSCMVLVPSPPAITASDNGTSIPIDYTETITDSICRNQLFVNRIWTATDNSGNTASVKQIVIVNDTIAPVLPEIPRDTVVTNPEQIPPIPLAIRATDNCGLVATAFFEVILDFIDDNNFIINRTWESTDDCGNYVFGVQEIIITDKMTSATSAIDFSLSSISIYPNPSNGDFSISGVKGQLISVYSSNGNLVAKKIANSNTEHFNLKLAKGIYYICTPEKSKKLIIK, encoded by the coding sequence ATGAAACACAAGTACATTTTTCTGGTTCTTTTGATAACTTTTTCTTTTAGTGCTCATTCACAACAAGACACAATCCCTCCTGAATTTAATACCATCCCAAATGACACTATTGTAAGTTGTATGGTATTAGTCCCTTCTCCACCTGCAATCACTGCGTCAGATAACGGGACTTCTATTCCTATAGATTATACAGAAACAATAACAGATTCAATATGTAGAAACCAATTATTTGTTAATCGAATCTGGACTGCTACCGACAATTCTGGAAACACCGCATCGGTTAAACAAATAGTTATAGTGAATGACACTATTGCTCCTGTACTACCTGAAATCCCCAGAGACACTGTTGTGACAAACCCGGAACAGATACCACCAATACCGTTAGCAATAAGAGCAACCGATAATTGTGGACTAGTCGCTACAGCGTTCTTCGAGGTTATTTTAGATTTTATTGATGACAATAATTTTATCATTAATCGAACATGGGAATCAACAGATGATTGCGGCAATTACGTTTTTGGTGTTCAAGAAATCATAATAACAGACAAGATGACGTCTGCAACTTCGGCTATAGATTTTAGCCTTTCTTCAATATCAATATACCCTAATCCATCAAATGGAGACTTTTCTATCTCAGGAGTAAAAGGTCAGCTTATATCTGTTTATAGTTCAAATGGTAATTTAGTTGCAAAAAAAATCGCAAATTCAAATACCGAACATTTCAATCTCAAATTGGCTAAGGGTATTTATTACATTTGCACCCCTGAAAAATCAAAAAAGTTAATTATTAAATAA
- a CDS encoding family 78 glycoside hydrolase catalytic domain, with protein MKKHHTSLLLSIFLLLVQFVLQNCTTDKFSVSNLTVEYSTTPLGIDVENPKFGWQMEAPENERDFYQNAYQIEVKNSNSDIVWNSGKIDKNTALGIKYEGEPLQPSTRYNWTITVWNQNDETCTTSSWFETGLMNPSQTAWNGAQWIGGTDDDLVFYSHYELIFRMKYSLAIAEGSSKAAFIYGANDRRLMDKYKNIFQLENKRNESYIKLELDIADVDGSANGLAKLNIYRAGYTPNDNPDIPIKTFKIKSSVINSKNKYEKHNFSARSAFGKITIALDDNPDFYIKDKNANENVSPWLRVEFQGASFNLNPMGNGGDYLPFGLACDIGFAVNAGQKATFSDVEIYNDRSPNNTLFKENLSDEYHGIFENQIEVKDDSYVIDGGTNGKFVVADPSKNSIPILRTEFKTEKKIKSARLYVTARGIYEVYINGEKVGTDHYNPGQTQYNKSHFYQTYDVTSMLKNGENAIGAMLSEGWWSGLLSFGTIWNHFGDRQSLLALLQITYSDGTKNVIASNDKNWKYFNDGPIIYSSLDLGEIYDATKEKEIEGWTSANFDDLKWKTASVVPLEGTTFSGGEREFDGSVTPFNFDAMKLIGQIGNNAGEFQTLTAKSVEEVRPGVFVYNMGQNFVGVPRITIADGTAGDTMILRVAEILYPDLPESGDNVGMLMTENYRAALCQDIYVMKDGAQVFQPKFTSRGYQYIEITGIDKPLPLEAVQGVAISSVLKLTADYKTSNSKVNQLWSNLCWSNIDNFLTLPTDCPQRNERMGWSGDISVFSRTATYVSNSDQFLRRHIFAMRDVQKKNGKFTDVAPIGGGFGGVLWGSAGITVPWEVYQQFNDVALLKEHYDAMVAYIDYLETTISPETGITSDGQLGDWLGPQNNMLGTPFLTTAYHVFDLYIMKNVADILDKKEDAKRFDEMYRKRKDFFNNTFINEDRKTMGLVGGGRGFGRRGSAQPELKLADTQTSYAVGLALNAFEDKLVPEMARNLAETVARSNKDDDGVLRPEYSLMTGFIGTAWISKALSDNGYNEQAYKLLQNNKYPSWLYSIDQGATSIWERLNGYTVENGFGGNNSMNSFNHYSFGAVGQWMIAYSLGIQRDEPGFQKFILQPSPDPTGEMSWAEGFYESQHGRIYSRWEIKDGHLFYQATVPANTSATLYLPAKSKEDLINLDGCEPIKFENDKATFELKSGKYNFETKL; from the coding sequence ATGAAAAAACATCACACTAGCTTACTTTTGAGCATCTTTTTATTGCTTGTACAATTTGTATTACAAAATTGCACTACGGATAAATTTTCTGTTAGTAACTTAACCGTGGAATACTCAACGACTCCACTAGGAATTGATGTTGAAAATCCAAAATTTGGCTGGCAAATGGAAGCTCCCGAAAACGAACGAGACTTTTACCAAAATGCGTATCAAATTGAAGTAAAAAATTCAAATAGCGACATCGTTTGGAATTCCGGAAAAATTGATAAAAATACTGCTCTGGGTATAAAATACGAAGGCGAACCACTACAGCCAAGCACCCGTTACAATTGGACTATTACAGTTTGGAACCAAAATGATGAAACCTGCACAACAAGTTCTTGGTTTGAAACAGGACTAATGAATCCTTCACAAACGGCATGGAACGGAGCACAATGGATTGGCGGAACCGATGACGATTTGGTATTTTATTCGCATTATGAACTTATTTTCAGGATGAAATATTCGCTTGCCATTGCTGAAGGAAGTTCAAAAGCCGCATTTATATACGGCGCTAACGACAGGCGATTGATGGATAAATACAAAAATATTTTCCAACTCGAGAACAAACGAAATGAAAGCTACATCAAACTGGAACTTGACATTGCAGACGTTGACGGCTCGGCAAACGGATTGGCAAAACTAAATATTTACCGCGCAGGTTACACGCCGAACGACAATCCGGATATTCCAATAAAAACGTTCAAAATCAAATCTTCTGTTATCAACTCAAAAAATAAATATGAAAAACATAATTTTTCAGCCCGAAGTGCTTTTGGGAAAATCACAATTGCGTTAGATGACAATCCCGATTTTTATATAAAAGACAAAAATGCAAATGAAAATGTTTCTCCATGGCTGCGTGTTGAATTTCAAGGAGCATCTTTTAATTTAAATCCGATGGGAAACGGCGGAGACTACCTCCCCTTTGGTTTAGCCTGCGATATTGGTTTTGCTGTTAACGCCGGACAAAAAGCAACATTTTCTGATGTGGAAATTTACAACGATCGCTCACCCAACAACACACTTTTTAAGGAAAATCTGTCGGATGAATATCACGGGATTTTTGAAAATCAGATTGAAGTAAAAGATGATTCCTATGTAATTGATGGAGGCACAAATGGAAAATTTGTAGTTGCCGATCCGAGCAAAAACTCCATCCCAATTTTGCGCACAGAATTCAAAACAGAAAAAAAGATAAAATCAGCGAGATTATATGTTACAGCACGTGGAATTTATGAGGTTTATATCAACGGTGAGAAAGTTGGTACCGACCATTATAATCCGGGACAGACACAATACAACAAATCGCATTTTTATCAAACCTACGATGTAACCAGCATGCTTAAAAATGGCGAGAATGCAATTGGAGCGATGCTTTCAGAAGGCTGGTGGAGCGGATTATTAAGTTTTGGAACAATCTGGAATCATTTTGGCGACCGCCAGTCGCTGCTTGCCCTGTTGCAAATCACATACAGTGATGGGACAAAAAATGTAATTGCAAGCAACGACAAAAATTGGAAGTATTTTAACGACGGGCCAATTATTTATAGCAGTCTGGATTTAGGTGAAATTTATGATGCAACAAAAGAAAAGGAGATCGAGGGTTGGACTTCAGCTAATTTTGATGATTTGAAATGGAAGACGGCGTCCGTTGTTCCACTGGAAGGCACAACTTTCTCGGGTGGAGAAAGAGAATTTGATGGCTCCGTCACGCCTTTTAATTTTGATGCGATGAAACTCATCGGACAAATCGGGAATAATGCAGGCGAATTTCAAACACTCACAGCAAAAAGTGTGGAAGAAGTACGCCCCGGAGTATTCGTTTACAACATGGGACAAAACTTTGTTGGCGTTCCCCGAATAACAATAGCCGACGGAACTGCCGGCGACACGATGATTTTGCGCGTTGCAGAAATTTTATATCCGGATCTCCCGGAATCAGGAGACAATGTTGGCATGTTGATGACGGAAAATTACCGTGCTGCTCTTTGCCAGGATATTTATGTAATGAAAGACGGCGCTCAGGTTTTTCAGCCCAAATTTACTTCGCGGGGATACCAATATATTGAAATTACGGGAATTGACAAGCCACTTCCACTGGAAGCTGTTCAGGGAGTTGCCATCAGTTCTGTATTAAAACTCACGGCAGATTATAAAACTTCAAATTCGAAAGTAAATCAGTTGTGGTCAAACCTTTGCTGGTCAAATATCGATAACTTCTTAACCTTGCCAACCGATTGTCCGCAACGAAACGAGCGTATGGGATGGTCGGGCGATATTTCGGTTTTTTCAAGAACAGCAACTTATGTTTCCAATTCCGACCAATTTTTAAGAAGACACATCTTTGCGATGCGCGACGTACAAAAGAAAAATGGAAAATTTACCGATGTTGCTCCCATTGGTGGCGGTTTTGGGGGTGTTCTCTGGGGAAGCGCCGGAATTACCGTTCCATGGGAAGTATATCAACAATTTAACGATGTTGCTTTACTGAAAGAACATTACGATGCGATGGTTGCATATATCGATTATCTGGAAACTACTATCAGTCCGGAAACCGGAATCACCAGCGACGGTCAGCTAGGCGACTGGCTGGGACCGCAAAACAACATGCTGGGGACTCCCTTTCTGACAACCGCTTACCATGTTTTTGATTTGTATATCATGAAAAATGTGGCGGATATTTTAGATAAAAAAGAAGATGCAAAACGCTTTGATGAAATGTACCGGAAACGGAAGGATTTTTTTAACAACACATTTATCAATGAAGATAGAAAAACCATGGGACTGGTCGGTGGCGGCCGGGGGTTTGGTCGCCGTGGTTCTGCTCAACCTGAACTCAAACTCGCGGATACACAAACATCCTATGCAGTGGGCCTGGCACTGAACGCTTTTGAAGATAAACTTGTTCCTGAAATGGCAAGAAATCTGGCGGAAACAGTTGCACGTAGCAACAAGGATGATGACGGTGTTCTTCGCCCGGAATATTCACTAATGACCGGCTTTATAGGAACCGCATGGATAAGTAAAGCACTTTCGGATAACGGATACAATGAACAAGCATATAAATTACTTCAGAACAATAAATATCCGTCGTGGTTGTATTCGATCGACCAGGGAGCAACCAGCATTTGGGAACGCCTAAATGGTTATACCGTTGAAAATGGATTTGGTGGAAATAACAGTATGAATTCATTCAACCATTATTCTTTTGGTGCCGTTGGCCAGTGGATGATTGCTTATTCATTAGGAATTCAAAGAGACGAACCCGGATTCCAGAAATTTATTCTGCAGCCCAGTCCTGACCCAACAGGAGAAATGAGCTGGGCAGAAGGTTTTTACGAATCCCAGCATGGTAGAATTTACAGCAGATGGGAAATAAAAGACGGGCATTTATTTTATCAGGCAACGGTTCCGGCAAATACTTCTGCCACACTTTATTTACCGGCAAAATCAAAAGAAGACTTGATAAATCTAGATGGATGCGAACCAATCAAGTTTGAAAACGACAAAGCAACGTTTGAACTAAAGTCTGGAAAATACAATTTTGAGACTAAACTGTAA
- a CDS encoding AraC family transcriptional regulator — MKVRTLHQPLELDLLEVEHYESKTQENLFFEMVFVLEGEGVQVINDHKLPYAKDKLFLIFPQDKHSFEVKTPSKFFFVRFNESYLKTQEKEWIRKIEYIFHNHNHLPGCILKTITDKPLVRALVEALIREQVNQQPQQQEVIRQIINTLIIISGRNLLLQNPVSNSKITDSNALQLMNYIHQNIYNPRMLKAKELAKHFNVSLTYVSEYFKSIIGESLQNYIIAYKLKLIETRLQYTDIHINELVYELGFSDVSHLNRIFKKYKGVSPSEYRKQAREAN, encoded by the coding sequence ATGAAAGTAAGAACTTTACATCAGCCCCTGGAGCTGGACTTGCTGGAAGTGGAGCATTACGAGTCGAAAACGCAGGAGAATTTGTTTTTTGAAATGGTGTTTGTGCTGGAGGGAGAAGGTGTGCAGGTAATTAACGACCATAAATTGCCTTACGCCAAAGACAAATTGTTTCTGATTTTTCCGCAGGATAAACATTCGTTTGAAGTAAAAACACCCAGCAAATTCTTTTTTGTCCGTTTTAACGAGAGTTATTTAAAAACACAGGAAAAGGAGTGGATTCGCAAAATTGAGTATATTTTTCACAACCATAATCATTTGCCCGGCTGTATTCTGAAAACGATTACCGACAAGCCTTTGGTGCGCGCATTGGTGGAAGCTTTAATTCGCGAACAGGTAAATCAGCAACCGCAGCAACAGGAAGTGATTCGGCAAATTATTAATACGCTCATTATTATTTCAGGCCGGAATCTTTTGTTGCAAAATCCGGTGAGCAACAGTAAGATTACCGATTCCAATGCCCTGCAACTCATGAACTATATTCACCAAAATATTTATAATCCGCGGATGTTAAAAGCCAAAGAACTGGCAAAACATTTTAATGTGTCGTTAACCTATGTAAGCGAATATTTTAAGAGTATTATCGGCGAAAGTTTGCAGAATTATATAATCGCCTACAAGTTGAAATTAATTGAAACCCGCCTGCAATATACCGACATTCATATTAACGAACTGGTGTATGAACTGGGATTTAGCGACGTCAGCCATCTAAACCGGATTTTTAAAAAATACAAAGGTGTGAGTCCTTCGGAATACCGAAAACAAGCCAGGGAAGCGAATTGA
- a CDS encoding tautomerase family protein, with protein MPHIQIKLFKGKTEEEKQQLATELMKAAQKVLGLEDKSYSVAIEDFLPEEWKGEVYEKEIMAREDLLYKKPGYKM; from the coding sequence ATGCCACATATTCAAATTAAACTGTTTAAAGGGAAAACCGAAGAGGAGAAACAACAACTCGCCACCGAACTAATGAAAGCTGCGCAGAAAGTTCTTGGTTTGGAAGATAAATCGTATTCGGTTGCGATTGAAGATTTTTTGCCGGAAGAGTGGAAGGGTGAAGTTTACGAAAAGGAAATCATGGCGAGGGAAGACCTGCTTTATAAAAAGCCGGGGTATAAGATGTAG